The nucleotide window CGCACCGTATGGGCACACAGCGGTCTGGCGCGGCGCAACCCGGACCCCGCAGCGCAGAGCACCATCGCCGTGATCCGGCAGGCCGGACTGCCGCGCGGTTCCTGGGTCCAGGTCAGGCCCGGCCTCGCACCCGACGCGGACGACGGCGCCCCGGACTGGCACCGTGACGTGCTGACCCAGCCCGTCGTCAGTGCCCTGACAGGGCAGCAGATCGGCCGCAGCCTGCACGAACCCGGCGAGCTGGCCGATGCGCGCGAGGACCACTTCAGCCGTCTCGACCGGATGACGATGTACGTCCACTTCAACAGCGCCACCGGCACGTACTCCGCCAAGCTCCCACTGGCGGACCCCGGACCGAAGGACAGGGCGTACCACTTGGCGGGCCACGGCCTGCCCGGACGCCTGATGCTGCCCCTGACCGGCGGCGGGTCGAGGACGGCCGGCCGGCAGGAGGCGGGGGAGTGGCTGCGGCGGCGCAAGAGCCTGTCGAGCCTGCCACGGGACCACTGGATCGACATGGTGGTCTGCTACTCCTCCGCTCCGCAGGACAGCGCCGTGCAGGACCTCTCGCAGGCCGGCGACTCCTTTCCCGTACCGTTCGCCGCCGATCCGCTCTCGGACGACGCCCTCTCCCTGGGGCAGCACCTGGCGAACGTCACCGGACGCGTGGTCCGCCTGTCCCACGCGCTGCAGGGGGCTTTCACCCATCAGGGAGACCCCGTACGCGTGCTGTTCACCGACGCGCGGGGCCGCCGGTGGTGGTGGGAGACCAGCCGCCCGGAGCCCGGCGAGGCCGAACTGGACCGACTCGCGGAACATGCCGGATTCGAGAACGAGCCCTCGCCGCGCAGCCGGGCCGAGCTGCTGCGTCTGGTGCGGGCACTGAAGCTGCTCCTCGGGCAGGACGTGCAGGACGACGCCGAATTCGCGACCCTGGTCCGTGGAGCCGGCGCGCTCGCCGACATGTGGCGCGCCGATCAGGACCTCGGCCGGACCGGCCCGTTCTCGCTGGACTTGCTGCGCCGGGTGGTAGCGGCGCGCCCCGAGGCCGTGTCGGGCGTGGACCGGCAGGTCATTCGCCGGGTACTGGCCTCCGCCGTTCAGGCGTGGCAGCAGTCAGGGGCCTCGCTGCCCGTCAGCCGGTTCGTTGCCCTGCCGGTGCTGCACTCGGCAGCCCGCTGGCTGAAGGACACGGCGGCGGTGGACGATGCGGCCGTCGCCGCGCTGACGCTGTCCGGCCCGGGCGAGGTGAGCGCGGCCGAGCGGGCCCGGATGTTCTGGGCGCGGGTCAAGGCCGAGGAGACACAGGCCGGCCCGGCCGCGGACGCCCTCACCGCGAGGGTGCGGCACCTCGACCCCGACGACGAAGTGAACGACGCGCTGCGCGGCGAGGCTCTCACGGTGCTCACCCGGGGGTTCGCGGTGGGCCGGGACATGAGCGACCCGGACGTCGCCGCCGCGTACGGTCTGGAGGCGCGCGGAGCTTTCCGCTGGTCCGTGCCGACCACGACGATGGGGTCTGCCACGGGCGGCGGCCGCGACTGGACGGACGGGTCCGTCATGCGGCCCGCACTGGGCACGTTCTGGACGCCGAGTGGGCTCGCCGACGCTCCGTGGGCCGGGCAGGACGTGTACGGAAAGGACAGGCCCGTCCCGCACCTGGTGCTGGCGTACGTGGACTTGCAGGACACCGACCGCCTCCACTTGAGCTTCGGCGGTGCCTCCTATGAGGTGTCCGCCGCGGAGTTCGCTGAACTCCTCGCAGCCGACCCGGTGTTGAGCCGCATGGATCTGACGGCCCCCGTCCTCCTGGTGCTGACCGGGATCGACGGGCCGGCGCCCGGCCTCGCGGACGTGGTCGCCCAGCGGCTGGGCCGGAGTGTGTGGTGGAGTCCGTTCCCGGCGGACCTGTCCGGGACGGACGGCACGGGCAGGCCGGTGCCCGCTCTCGTCGACTCGCTGCTCACCATGACCAGCCCGACGGCCGCCGACTGGCAGGAGGCACGGCCCGTAGACCCGACCGCGGCCGAGGAAGGCCCGCGCCCCGTCGAGCCGCCGCTGCCCGCGGGACAGCGGCCCGACCCGGTGCGCACGGCAGATGACAGCCCCGCGCCTGGGGACGCTGCTACGCCCGGGAATGGCCCTGACTGGGCCTTCGCCCCGGCGACCGCCGCGACCGCCGCGACGGCCGGGACGGCCGGGACCGCCGCGACCGATCAGACCGAGGCGACCGTCGCGACGGATACGGCCGGTGCGCCGGCCTTGCCCGTCTCCTCCCCGGCCACGTCCGAGTCGCGGTCGACCGCTTCTTCACCTCCGCCCGCTTCACTTCCCTCCGACCCACTTCCGTCCGAGGACGGCCTCGATGCCGCATCGGACCCGCTGCTGTCCGGCTCCACGCTGATGACCGACGCCCAGGGCACGCCGCACGGCCGGGACTGGACCGGCTCCGGCATCACGCACGTCGAAGCCTCGCGGATCCGGCTCCACGAGCAGCGGGGCGGCAAGCTGCACACGGTCGCCGAAGGGGCGTCGCCGTGGGGGGACACGGCCTACGTGGTGGCGGCCGAGGGCGGTTACGACGAGGGTCTGTTCGCCGTCGGCCGGGAGCTGGGCCCGCAGGCTGTGGCGGACCTGCTCGCAGCCGACCCCCTGCTGCGGTCGCTGTCGCGTGACGTACCGGTGGTGCTGGTGAGCCCGTACGCGGGTGCCCGGTACGGGCAGTTGGCGCGGGCCGTGGCGGAGCGGCTTGGCCGCAGAGTCTGGGCACCCAGCGGCGACGCACGCCTCGTCGGCCCCACGAGCGAGGACACTGCGATCGAGGCCACCGCCGACTTCACCGCCGCCGAGGCTGCTGCCGCCGGTCCTGTCCCGTACGTGCCGTCGCTCATCGACTCCGACCCTGACGACGCGTACGGCGACTGGGTTCCGTTCGATCCTGCGTCGGACGGGGCAGGGCGGATCCCGGGCCGCGAGTGAGTCACGGTGGACGGAATCCCGTTCCGGGACAGCGACGTGGACACCCGCCCGCTGGTCGGGTTCGACCACCGATTCGAGGGCCGCGAGTCGATGCCGGACGACGGACGCAGGCGGCTGCGGGAGCGACGCCTGAGGCTCTATCGAGGCATGCGGGAGCGTGCGCATGTGCTCCGTCTCGGCGACACGTTCCATACGGTCGGTGCCGAGGAGACCACCCCGGACCCGGAGGCGCCGGTCTGCACCGAACTCCTCAGGCGATACGAGCGGGAGCGCGCCGAACTCGTCGCAGGGAGCTGGATCCCGAGGGCGAGGCGCAGTAGATGGAGGCGATGCTGCGGACCCCGCTGCGGCCCCATGAGCCGGTACTGGGACGTTCATCCGCTCACCGAGCAGGAGCTACGAACCTTTGTCGCCCGCGAAGGACTGTTCCCGGACGAGCACGCCCGGGCGCTGCTTGCCGAGTTGGCGGCCGCACGGGCGTACGGGTCCGGGAAGGCCGCCGGAGCGGGGGGCAACGACGAGGGGCCCCGACGGCGATGAGATGTTTTCGTGTCTACCCCACGAGCCGGGCATCCGCGCGCGGCATGACTGTCTGGAGTGACCGCATGCCGCCTTCTGGAAGCCACCCGGACGACGCCCGCGGGCCGATGCCTGCCCTCGGAGCGATGTCCGCCTCCCGCACGGCACCCGCCTACGTGTCCACGCGTCCTCCCGTGATCCTCCCGCGAGAGGATCCGGACTCTCCGGTTCCGCCCGAGGACATCGCCGCAGCGGCCCGTACCGTCCCCGACCTCCGGCTGTCGGTGACCGACCGGCACTGGCTCGGCGAGACGGACGGCGAGCCCGCACCGCCCTGGGCCGTACTCGGCCGCTGGCGCGGCGAGATCGTCGCGTGGCAGACCAACCCCGACTACCGACCCTCGCCTGCCGCGTTCGGCTGGGCCGCACCGGTCACCGACGCCGACGCCGCGGTGCATCTGGGCGCCGGTTACGGTGTGGTCCGTGGGCGTGGCAGAGGTGCTCGCGGAGGCAGGAACGGTAGCTGTCCGTGTGGCCGAGGACGGGGAGCCGGTGTGGACGCGGGCAGTTGGTGGTGCGCTCGCGATGCCCGTTTTCCTGGTGTCGACGTAGGAGTCGGTGAACTGGTTGCCTGTGTATGTGACGGTGTCGCTCCTACCTCCTCGACCGGTTGTCCCGGCCGGGACGTGTTGTTCCTCAGTAGCTCGCCCCGTTGTCCTGCCCGTTCCGGTGGACGGTCTGCGGGCATGGTGGGCGGATATGACGGGTGAATCCGTTCCGGGTGAATCCGTTCCGGGTGAACCCGACCGGGCAGGCCCAGCACCAACCCTGGTACCAGTAAGTGAGGACGAGATGAGCGAGACCGGAGCCGAAAGCCCCGCCGCCCCCCGAAACCCCGTACCACCCGAGGAGTTCGTCCGGGCCGCCAGGCTGGCACCCGACCACTGGCTCTACCTGGCCGATCCCGCCTGGCAGGGGGAGGGCCCGCCGCCGGCGTGGGCCGTTGTCGGCCAGTGGCGCTCCGACTCCGAGGGCGAGATCGTCGAGTGGGAGGACAACGAGGACTACAAACCGTCGCCCGAGGCGATGGGGTGGCCCGAGCCGGCCGACGACGTGGACCGCGCGATCCAGCTCGCCACCACCGGGTACGGCCGGGCGGAGGACGTCACCGCAGCCCTGGCTCGGGCCGAGGTCGCGGTTCTGCTCACGGCGCAGGGTGAGCCGGTGAGCGCGTCGGCGCCCGACGGAACGGCGGTGGTGCCTGTCTACACTTCCCCCCGCTTTCTCCGGGCCGTCGGACAGCTGGGGTTCGAACGGCTGCCGGTCGCGGACCTGCTCGCCCGGATTCCTCCGGGCTGCAGCCTGTGCGTCAACAGTTCGGCCACGGTCAGCATGGTGCTGCCCACGGAGGGACTCGCCGATGTGCTCGGTCCTGCCCCGGCAGCTGAACGGTCCCGGTCCGGCATGGAGGGTGTCGCGTGATCCGGTCTGACCGGGTCGCGGGGCTGTCAACACCCGCTCGGTCACGTAGTCACTCGTCGGGCAGCGACGGGGACACCGGAGGTGCGGTTTGGAATCAGACCTGCCGGACCGGGACGGCGTGACCTTCGCCGGCCGTCCCGCCGAAGAATCGGACAAGTCCGTCGTACAGGTGGTGTGCCCACTCCAGCGTGCGTGCCTCTTCCCGGTCGGAGCGCGTCGCTGGGCTCCGGTTCGGTGGCCTCTCACCCTTCCGGACGCCCTCCAAGTGGTTCCACGCCCAGATGTGATCCCGGTCGATCTGCTCCGACTTTGCCGCCGTCAGTGCCCTTCGTGCGGCGGCTGCGCTTCTGTTGGTATGACGGCACGGCCGGCGTTCACCCTTGTACGCGGGGACATCACCGAGCAGCACGCCGACGTCCTGGTCAACGCCGCCAACTCCTTTCCTTCTCGGTGGTGGTGGGGTGGACGGCGCGATCCACCGGCGCGGTGGACCCGAGATCCTTGCCGCCTGCCGCGACCTGCGGGCCTCGCACTACGGCAAGGGACTGCCGACCGGGCAGGCGGTGGCGACGACGGCCGGCCGGCTGCACGCGGAGCACGTCGTCCACACGGTGGGCCCGGTCTGGTCGCGTACGGGGGATTGTTCCGTGTTGCTGGCCTCCTGCTACCGGGAATCCCTGCGGGTGGCCTCGGAGCTGGGAGCCCGGACGGTTGCCTTTCCGGCGATCTCGACGGGCATCTACGGCTGGCCGCTCGAGGCGGGGCGCGGATCGCTGTGCGTACGGTCCGCGAGGCCGCGTTCCCTCCGGTCGCCGAGGTCCGGTTCGTGTGTTCTTCGACGAGGAGGCGTACGCCTGCTTCGACGAGGCACTGACGGCGTGGACAGGGATCCGTATTCCCAGCCGGGCGTGCACGGGGATGACTACGGTGTCGTCCATTCATCAGCGCCGGCCCCGAATCAGGTCTTGCGGGTGGTCGTCTGGACGGGCCGAGCGGCAGATGACTGGGTCCCAGTTCACCGGCAATGGATCTGGACCCTGCGGGCAGGGAGGGAGCCTTCGCCGGTGAGTGCGGCGGCCGCTGGGTCGCGCGGTGAACCCGTATCGTCCTCACAGTCTCGCGCCACCTGGACCGGGGCGGCTACCGCTGAGTGCGGTGTCGCGCGATCCACTCCGCCAGGGACAGCAGGGTGGCCTCCGCACTGCTTGCCATGTGGTCCCGCAAAGCATGGAGGTCCGCGGGTGCGTTGCCCAGGAGCGGGTCGGTGCGCAACAGGCGCCAGGACTGCTGGACGATGCTGCCAACGCCCTGCTCGTAGAGGTGCCAGTTCCAGCGAACGATGCCTTGCTCGGCTCCGCCGACGACGAAGGCGAACGCGGAACCTGGATCAGCCTGGACCACCTCGGAGTGGGTGACCCATTCGCGCCCGTCACGGCGGTTGCGTCCGCTGAACCGTGCGCCGACCCATGGGCCGTCTCCCGGCTCATAGCTCACGGCGCTGGCGCTAGGGCTCCACGTCTCGATCAGGGACACGTCGCTGATCAGCTGATACACGGAGTCCGGCGTCGAGTCGACCCAGCACCGCCTGGTGAAGGTGAAGGGTGTCAGATCGAGGCCGGCCAGCGGATCTCGCCGGTTGGGGGCGGTGCTCTCGAACGTCGTAGTGCTCACAGGGCATCCCAACAGATGAAGACGACAGAAGGGGGGTGTGGGCCTCATCATGAGGGCCGGTGCGGGGAGCAGCCAGACCCTGCGGATCCGTACCCCAGCAGGGTGAGGCGCGGCTCAGGATCTGCCGCGCATACTCGGTTCATGGACAAGCACGGGCAGCTCGCCGCATTCCTCAAGGCACGCCGGGGCCTTCTGCGTCCCGAGGATGTGGGGCTGCAGACCTACGGCGAGCGGCGCCGGGTGCCGGGGCTGCGGAGGGAGGAGCTGGCGATGCTCGCGGGCATCAGCGCGCCGTACTACACCCGGCTCGAGCAGGGCCAGTCACGCAACGCCTCGCGCGAGGTACTCGATGCCATCGCGACCGCCCTATGCCTGGATGAGTCCGAGCGGGCCCATCTGTACGAACTCGCCCGTGCACCGAAGCGGGGCAAAGCCGCACCCCGGCCCCGTCCCGAGCGCGTCACCCCGGCTCACGGCGCGCTGCTCGCCGCACTCGAAGGCACCCCCGCCATCGTCATGGGCCGCCGCAGTGACGTTCTGGCCTGGAACACGCAGGGTCACGCGTTGTTTGCCGGCCATCTCGACCGGGGCAGCCCCGCTGAACCGGGCTGTCGGCCGAACATGGCCAAACTGGTGTTCCTCGACGCTCACACCCGCGACCTCTATACCGATTGGCCCGCCAAGGCCAAGGCCGTGGTCGGCAACCTGCGCCTCACCGCCGGCCGGTACCCGGAGGATCCTCTGCTGGCCGGGCTCGTCGGCGAGCTGATCATCCGCAGCCCGGAGTTTGCCACCATGTGGGCCGATCACCGGATCCTGGCCTGCGATGCCGCCGACTACGAGATACACCACCCCGCGGTCGGGAACCTGACCGTCACCCAGCAGACACTCCAGAGTCCGCGAGGAAGCGGACCGGCCGTGGTGATCGCCACGGCCGCCCAGGGGTCCCCGTCCGCGACGGCCCTGGCTCTCCTCGCCCACGTCGGCGGGCCGAGCGAGGCAGCCCTGCCCCGCAAGGGCGCCGAATCCCGTCACTCCTGACCCAAGAAGCCCCGCTTCGGGCCCTGCTGCGGCCCAGGACGCCCGAAACGATGGGGTTCGCGCTCCCTCACGGTCGGCTAAACCTTGCACGTCCGGTGGCGCGGGGTCCGGGGACGGTCGCCGTCTGCCCCTGAGGGCCGGTGGCGGTGCGCTGGGGAGCGTGGCCTCGTTCGACGTGCCAGCGTCTTTCAGCTGCAGCGAGGCGATGACCTCGTCGAGGGTGGGGAACTGGATGTCCTGGCCGGTCCGCCAGGACCAGGGGCCCAGGGAGGCGTGTTCGATCACGATCAGCAGCCCGCCGGGAGCTACGGCCTGGGCGGCCCGGCGCAGTACGTGTGCGCGGGAGATGGCGATCAGGGTGTGGAAGTAGGTGGCGGTGACCAGGTCGTAGGCGCCGTCGGGGAAGGTCGCGGCCAGGTCGTGTCGCCAGGTGTGGACCCGGTTGGTGACGCCGGTGGCCGCGGCGCCCGCGCTCACGCGGCCGAGGGCGGTTTGTGAAACGTCGACAGCCGTGACGTCCCAGCCTTCGGCGGCGAGCCGGAGGGCGTCGCCGCCATGGCCGCCGGCCTGATCAAGTACAACGGTGACATCAGCCGCATCCGCCCGGTCCGCTGCGACCGCCTGCGGTCCCAGGCCGGCGAACATCGCTGCCAGGCGGCGCTCACGTTTCCAGCGGCCGGATGCGGCTCTGCCGCGGTACGAGGTGAAACACCGACCGCCTCGGGACGCGTGGTTCCACAGGCGCGGCCCAAACCGTCGGCGCACACTGGAGTGAATGCGGGACCCTCTCCGTGAGGTGATGCCTATGAGCCGCGTCCTCTGCTCGGGCTCGGCCTTCCTGCTGGCGGCGGCCGTTGCCGTGGCAGGGCTCAGTGGCTGTGGCTCCGAGGGCGACGAGACGCCGCAGGGGGCCACTCCGACGGTCACTCGGACGCAGACCCGGACCGAGACCCAGGCCCTCACCCCTGAGCCAACGCCCTCCCCGGCACCGCCCAAGGCCACTCCCACCCCGCCTCCGCCCCCAGCCCCGACCACGCCGGAGCCGCCCGCCCCCACCGGCGCAGCCTCCACCGTCGAGGCGTACTTCGATGCCATCAACGCGCGCGACTACCGACGGGCGTGGGACCTCGGGGGCAAGAACCTCGGCGACCCTTCCTACTCGTCCTTCGCAGCGGGGTTCGCCGATGTTGAACGCGACACCGTTCACATTCTTGATGTCACGGGAGGGAGCGTGACTGTCACGATCGATGTACTGCGGCCGGATGGGACCCAGCAGTCGTACGAGGGTACTTACACAGTCAGGGGCGGGATCATCGTTGACGCCGCCATACGCCTCGTCGAGGCTCCGGCGCCGCCGGACGAATCCGAGAGCACCTACCCGCCCGGTCCGCCCGCGGGTGAGCCCGACGTCGACTGCGAGGACCTTTCCGGTCCCGTTTGGGTCGGCCCGTCCGACCCGCACAACCTCGACCGCGATGGTGACGGCATCGGTTGCGAGGCCAACTGAGGGGATGCGTCGCCGGTGCCCGAGCGGCGGGCCGTCACGCTGGGATCGGGAGCACGACCGGATCTCGCCGCGCGCCCGCGCCTGGAGCGCGAGGTGAATCAATGGCGACCGCAGATCCGGGCGAAGGCACGACATACGGCCGCGACCTCCGACGGCATCGTCATCGGCACCCGCGCCCGCATGGGCCACGACGCGCGGATCGGCTCGACGCGTTCGGACGACGTACCCGGCTGACGGCCAGCCCCGGGGTGTCCCGGGCAACTCGCCGCGATGAGGCATCCGGTGGTTCCAGCGGGGCCGGCGCAGCTCGGTGCTGCCCAGGTCACAACGAGATCATGCGGGCGATGAAGAACGCGGCGACGATGACGGCGCCGATGATG belongs to Streptomyces finlayi and includes:
- a CDS encoding type VII secretion system-associated protein; translated protein: MSETGAESPAAPRNPVPPEEFVRAARLAPDHWLYLADPAWQGEGPPPAWAVVGQWRSDSEGEIVEWEDNEDYKPSPEAMGWPEPADDVDRAIQLATTGYGRAEDVTAALARAEVAVLLTAQGEPVSASAPDGTAVVPVYTSPRFLRAVGQLGFERLPVADLLARIPPGCSLCVNSSATVSMVLPTEGLADVLGPAPAAERSRSGMEGVA
- a CDS encoding SRPBCC family protein, translating into MSTTTFESTAPNRRDPLAGLDLTPFTFTRRCWVDSTPDSVYQLISDVSLIETWSPSASAVSYEPGDGPWVGARFSGRNRRDGREWVTHSEVVQADPGSAFAFVVGGAEQGIVRWNWHLYEQGVGSIVQQSWRLLRTDPLLGNAPADLHALRDHMASSAEATLLSLAEWIARHRTQR
- a CDS encoding helix-turn-helix domain-containing protein; translation: MDKHGQLAAFLKARRGLLRPEDVGLQTYGERRRVPGLRREELAMLAGISAPYYTRLEQGQSRNASREVLDAIATALCLDESERAHLYELARAPKRGKAAPRPRPERVTPAHGALLAALEGTPAIVMGRRSDVLAWNTQGHALFAGHLDRGSPAEPGCRPNMAKLVFLDAHTRDLYTDWPAKAKAVVGNLRLTAGRYPEDPLLAGLVGELIIRSPEFATMWADHRILACDAADYEIHHPAVGNLTVTQQTLQSPRGSGPAVVIATAAQGSPSATALALLAHVGGPSEAALPRKGAESRHS
- a CDS encoding excalibur calcium-binding domain-containing protein, translating into MSRVLCSGSAFLLAAAVAVAGLSGCGSEGDETPQGATPTVTRTQTRTETQALTPEPTPSPAPPKATPTPPPPPAPTTPEPPAPTGAASTVEAYFDAINARDYRRAWDLGGKNLGDPSYSSFAAGFADVERDTVHILDVTGGSVTVTIDVLRPDGTQQSYEGTYTVRGGIIVDAAIRLVEAPAPPDESESTYPPGPPAGEPDVDCEDLSGPVWVGPSDPHNLDRDGDGIGCEAN